Proteins encoded by one window of Rutidosis leptorrhynchoides isolate AG116_Rl617_1_P2 chromosome 7, CSIRO_AGI_Rlap_v1, whole genome shotgun sequence:
- the LOC139859768 gene encoding uncharacterized protein: protein MSNIEIDSGIAVAVQANAQKRGRKRKSVRMYQNWQFAPISFPKMQSDDFSEMPIVVSCKIAETRITIMKVLVDNGSSVDIVYEQCFIQLPESIKATLQPTAASLTGFAGESSLPMGVFPLDVELVDENDDGLVRRARLDFYVIRTSSRYNMLLGRTALGKFGIVPSTIHGMIKFKTHKGVATISSMSILPICAAVNVKSAGQETADATDNMDANCAVTCAVYGCFCLVRNDMIGVPRHIAEHRLNVNPALKPVVQKSRGMAPDRVKWLCEEVTKLVRAGILREVQYQSSISNPVLMKKPDGSWRMCIDFKDLNKACPKDNYPLPEIDLKVESLHAFPYKCFLDAERGYHQIPMAKEDADKTTFHTGKGATYQRLIDTAFEKKLGVIFRLM, encoded by the exons atgaGCAATATCGAAATTGATAGTGGTATTGCTGTCGCTGTGCAagcgaatgcccaaaaaagaggaaGAAAGCGAAAGTCGGTAAGAATGTATCAAAATTGGCAGTTCGCGCCAATTAGTTTTCCAAAAATGCAAAGTGatgatttctctgaaatgccgatagtagTATCGTGCAAAATCGCGGAAACTAGAATCACAATCATGAAAGTTCTTGTTGATAACGGTAGTAGCGTTGATATTGTTTATGAACAATGTTTTATTCAATTGCCGGAGAGTATTAAAGCAACTTTACAACCAACTGCAGCTTCGCTAACCGGTTTTGCGGGAGAATCCTCATTGCCTATGGGCGTTTTTCCCTTAGATGTTGAGcttgttgatgaaaatgatgatggttTAGTGCGCCGAGCGCGGCTAGATTTCTATGTTATACGAACCTCATCTCGCTATAACATGTTGTTAGGCAGAACTGCCTTAGGTAAATTCGGAATTGTCCCatctacaattcatggcatgattaaatttAAAACACATAAAGGTGTCGCGACAATAAGTTCAATGAGCATCTTACCCATCTGTGCGGCTGTTAATGTAAAAAGTGCAGGGCAAGAAACCGCTGATGCCACGGACAACATG GATGCAAATTGTGCAGTTACTTGTGCAGtatatggatgtttttgcttggtgcgaAATGATATGATtggtgttccgcgtcatattgcggaacacagACTTAATGTAAATCCAGCTTTAAAACCAGTAGTGCAGAAGAGTAGAGGCATGGCCCCAGATCGCGTGAAGTGGCTATGCGAAGAGGTAACAAAATTAGTGAGAGCTGGAATTTTACGCGAAGTTCAATACCAATCATCGATTTCGAATCCAGTTTTGATGAAAAAGCCTGATGGTTcatggagaatgtgtattgatttcaAGGATTTAAATAAAGCGTGCCCTAAGGATAACTATCCACTTCCAGAAATTGATTTGAAAGTAGAATCTTtgcatgcttttccatataaatgttttttggatgcgGAAAGGGGTTATCATCAGATCCCAATGGCTAAAGAAGATGCAGATAAAACCACTtttcatacgggcaaag GTGCGACGTATCAACGTTTGATTGACACCGCGTTCGAAAAAAAATTGGGCGTAATCTTTaggcttatgtag
- the LOC139858886 gene encoding zinc finger CCCH domain-containing protein 19-like produces MEVEEENTSILLQQSTTTTTTLSNEKLLEINATNDNELRKFGSESDTVTKLDDPKSGIPIAVGENDGAVEIEAANADVVDMERDSCELTDSVKVDGGDCAAVVVENDKDGGVSEIMKIEENVRLLPVAENGENEDVMEGVEHDGGGDVTHTENVEVADEVEEEEEEEEEEEEEEAAGEEISMSDEEKLKTELPVKRRGRGPGKKRKKEGKNSKVVTVKANVGSEKTIEEEDVCFICFDGGDLVLCDKRNCPKVYHPSCVNRDEAFFQTKGKWNCGWHLCSVCEKKADYMCYTCTFSLCKICIKNNVLYYVKGNKKKGLCDACVKIIMLIDNDSQENQANVDTDDKNSWEYLFKIYWTDLKEKLNLSLTELVEAKNAWKSYTPAGKHELPAGLDDGSGSESQTKKTRGRKSKKHKTSGGTSGPSNADWASNELLEFVTHMGSNKSYQSQFDVQALLLEYIKTNNLRDTRRKSQIICDTRLRRLFGKPRVGHFEMLKLLESHFLIKEDDVIQGSVVDTEISLIDNDEATINMTKVGKDKKRKIKKKGDRDPQSNRDDYAAIDIHNINLIYMKRKLVEDLLGDVESFARKVVGTFVRIRISGANLKQDIYRLVQVTGTTKGKQYPVGKKMTDTMFDILNLDKKETISIDIISNQDFTEEECKRLRQSIKCGLINRLTVGDILDKAIELQSARVNDEIEAEIVKLNHLRDRASDLGRKKELRQCVEKLQTLKTPEERFRRLQDIPLIHDDPTMDPKHESEEEDDQKKDTYKIATSSSFSKNRDSSLKESRRGTDIGTSRNLSSNNRSKKPEDATFQRFERHNERDKSVQIPSVVLKKPSSTYETEKTVASIKDASESSPIVNETEKMWHYKDPSGKIQGPFSMAQLHKWNNSNFFPLDLIIWRTSEKEDDGILLTNALEGRFHLKLSKPSDDEGRVFEDLPSPTPKRSSGLSVGPSSYHSGNEGLQSPTPDSSQLAVSMVQSGHVVAPTGSSVPLQMVQSVAIQNPHGWGGGSLHESQLSPVVGQQQLAYTPWSNAPPNTVQNPTGNFLQPNVSLPAVHTNPNVEPVGPNQNVTWGSPQLTGAASRVKQKNI; encoded by the exons ATGGAGGTCGAAGAAGAAAATACTTCAATTCTTCTCCAGCaatcaactacaacaacaacaaccttaTCAAATGAAAAATTGCTCGAAATTAATGCTACTAATGATAATGAATTACGAAAATTTGGATCCGAATCCGACACAGTTACCAAATTAGACGATCCGAAATCTGGTATTCCAATTGCGGTTGGGGAAAATGACGGTGCTGTTGAAATTGAAGCTGCTAATGCTGACGTGGTAGATATGGAGCGTGATAGTTGTGAGTTAACGGATTCCGTTAAAGTTGACGGCGGAGACTGTGCAGCTGTTGTTGTTGAGAATGATAAGGATGGTGGTGTGAGTGAGATTATGAAAATTGAGGAAAATGTTCGGTTACTGCCAGTTGCTGAAAATGGTGAAAATGAAGATGTGATGGAAGGTGTTGAACATGACGGTGGTGGTGACGTCACTCATACAGAAAATGTCGAGGTTGCAGATGAAGTGgaagaggaggaggaggaggaagaagaagaagaggaggaggaaGCTGCTGGTGAGGAAATAAGTATGTCTGATGAAGAGAAATTGAAAACTGAATTGCCTGTTAAACGACGTGGACGTGGGCCCGGGAAGAAAAGGAAAAAAGAAGGGAAGAATTCAAAGGTTGTTACTGTTAAAGCTAATGTTGGGAGCGAAAAGACGATTGAGGAGGAAGATGTTTGTTTCATTTGCTTTGATGGTGGAGACCTTGTGCTATGTGACAAACG GAACTGCCCTAAAGTTTATCATCCTAGTTGTGTTAACCGGGACGAGGCGTTCTTTCAAACCAAGGGTAAATGGAATTGTG GTTGGCACCTGTGTAGCGTGTGTGAGAAGAAGGctgattatatgtgttatacatgcaCCTTTTCTTTGTGTAAAATATGCATTAAGAATAATGTTTTATACTATGTTAAGGGGAACAAGAAAAAAGGCTTGTGTGACGCTTGTGTGAAAATTATCATGTTAATTGATAACGATTCACAAGAAAATCAg GCAAATGTAGACACAGATGACAAGAATAGCTGGGAATATTTGTTCAAGATTTATTGGACAgatttaaaagaaaaacttaaccTTTCTTTAACCGAGCTCGTTGAGGCTAAGAATGCTTGGAAAAGTTACACGCCAGCTGGCAAACACGAGCTTCCAGCTGGACTGGATGACGGCTCGGGGTCAGAAAGTCAAACAAAGAAAACAAGAGGAAGAAAGTCAAAGAAGCACAAGACTTCTGGGGGGACTTCGGGGCCCTCAAACGCTGACTGGGCATCAAACGAACTTCTTGAATTTGTAACGCACATGGGAAGTAACAAATCATATCAATCTCAATTTGATGTACAAGCTCTATTGCTTGAATACATCAAAACAAACAATCTTCGTGATACTCGGCGTAAAAGTCAAATAATTTGCGATACAAGACTTCGAAGACTTTTCGGTAAACCACGTGTCGGGCATTTCGAGATGTTAAAACTTCTTGAATCTCACTTTCTTATAAAAGAAGATGATGTAATTCAGGGTAGTGTAGTCGATACTGAAATTAGCCTGATAGACAATGATGAAGCAACTATAAATATGACAAAAGTTGGAAAAGATAAAAAGAGGAAAATAAAAAAGAAGGGTGATCGGGACCCGCAATCGAATCGGGATGATTATGCTGCAATTGATATAcataatataaatttaatatatatgaaaCGGAAGTTGGTGGAGGATTTACTTGGTGATGTTGAATCGTTCGCTCGTAAAGTTGTTGGTACGTTTGTTCGAATAAGGATATCGGGTGCTAATCTTAAGCAAGACATATATAGATTGGTGCAAGTTACAG GTACTACCAAAGGAAAACAATACCCGGTTGGCAAAAAGATGACTGATACCATGTTTGATATATTGAATCTTGATAAAAAGGAAACGATATCCATTGATATCATTTCAAATCAAGACTTTACAGAG GAAGAATGCAAACGTCTTCGACAGAGTATTAAGTGTGGACTTATAAATAGGTTGACAGTG GGAGACATTCTGGATAAGGCCATCGAACTCCAATCAGCCAGAGTGAATGAT GAGATTGAAGCAGAAATTGTAAAACTTAATCATCTTCGTGATCGAGCAAGTGATTTAGGTCGCAAGAAAGA GCTTAGACAATGTGTAGAAAAGTTACAAACTCTGAAAACACCTGAAGAACGTTTCCGTAGGCTACAAGATATTCCTTTAATTCACGATGATCCTACTATGGATCCAAAACACGAGTCAGAAGAAGAAGACGACCAAAAAAAAG ACACGTACAAGATCGCCACTAGTTCTAGTTTTAGCAAAAACCGAGACTCTTCCTTGAAGGAATCTAGGAGAGGTACAGATATAGGTACATCTAGAAACTTGTCGAGTAACAATCGCTCAAAAAAACCCGAAGATGCTACTTTTCAACGTTTTGAACGACATAATGAAAGagacaaaagtgtacaaataccaAGTGTTGTATTGAAGAAACCGAGTTCTACATATGAAACGGAGAAAACTGTAGCTTCGATAAAAGATGCTTCCGAGAGTAGTCCAATCGTAAACGAGACGGAAAAAATGTGGCATTACAAGGATCCATCTGGGAAGATTCAAGGTCCGTTTTCAATGGCACAGTTACATAAATGGAATAATAGTAACTTTTTTCCGTTGGATCTGATAATATGGAGAACGAGTGAGAAGGAAGATGACGGTATTCTGTTAACAAATGCATTAGAGGGACGGTTTCATTTAAAACTTTCGAAGCCTTCAGATGATGAGGGACGTGTTTTTGAAGACCTACCTTCCCCTACTCCGAAACGAAGTTCAGGCCTGTCTGTGGGACCCAGTTCGTATCATAGTGGCAACGAAGGATTGCAGTCACCTACACCCGATAGTTCCCAACTGGCTGTATCAATGGTTCAATCAGGCCACGTGGTTGCACCTACTGGTAGTAGTGTGCCTTTACAAATGGTTCAATCGGTTGCTATTCAAAATCCTCATGGTTGGGGTGGTGGTTCGCTTCACGAGTCACAACTGAGCCCTGTGGTTGGACAGCAACAGCTAGCCTATACCCCGTGGAGTAATGCACCACCAAACACGGTTCAGAATCCTACTGGAAACTTTTTGCAGCCAAATGTAAGTTTGCCAGCAGTTCACACAAATCCGAATGTGGAACCCGTAGGGCCCAATCAGAACGTTACTTGGGGAAGTCCACAATTAACAGGTGCGGCCAGTAGGGTTAAACAAAAAAATATCTAA